In one window of Primulina tabacum isolate GXHZ01 chromosome 8, ASM2559414v2, whole genome shotgun sequence DNA:
- the LOC142554806 gene encoding uncharacterized protein LOC142554806: MRGKLSPRFVGPYEIVERIGTCAYRLDLPQSLSGIHDVFHVSMLRKYEPDPSHVIQPDEVELDPSLSYTEYPFVSWIIKIKFYAIKLYHLYVFNGWRHGVEESTWETEEKMRSSYPYLIDS; this comes from the coding sequence ATGAGGGGTAAGTTGTCACCTCGTTTCGTTGGTCCCTACGAGATTGTTGAGCGTATTGGGACTTGCGCTTATCGTTTGGATTTGCCCCAATCATTGTCTGGCATCCACGATGTTttccatgtttctatgttgcgtAAGTATGAGCCCGATCCGTCTCATGtgattcagcctgatgaggttgaacttgatccgtCTCTATCATATACTGAGTATCCTTTTGTATCTTGGATCATAAAGATAAAGTTTTACGCAATAAAGTTATACCACTTGTACGTGTTCAATGGTTGGAGGCATGGGGTAgaagaatcaacgtgggaaACAGAAGAGAAGATGAGATCATCTTATCCATATCTTATTGATTCTTAG